The genomic region AAGGCCAGGAAGAGGTCTGGGTGCTGGGGGTATCAGGAAAGACTTCACCCCTGCAGAGACTGGCTTTGACCCTGAAGAATGAGTGGAATCTCCCAGGAAGGAGGAGGGTGCCTCTGGTGCAGTAAATGGTCAAGGACGCTGAGCTCTGGTGTGAGAAGCAGGGAGATGAGAGGGGACTCGGGGTGatcgtgacacagagacacaggtcGTGGCAAGGGCGTGGGAAGCCCAGCATGCCAGGCTGAGACTCCTTGCAGACTTGGGGGGCAGTGGGGTGCCATGGAGGCTCTGTGAGCAGGAGATGTCACAACATGAGAGTCTCAGAAAGAGTGACTATCCCCAAAGACCTCAGGCCACAAGTGCTTCTAACCATTGTaggctcccattttacagaccggGAAGCCGAGGCTCCGAGACCTTAAGTCGCTTTCCCAAGGTCACCTTAACCACTAAGTGCTGTATCTGTGCTCATCCTTCAGAGATCATTTCGAATGTTGCTTTCCAGGTGCCCCAGGCCAGCACAGTCGCCCAGTTATGGGCTCTCACAGCACCCTGTACTGTTTTATGGGCCTCATTACAATTGTAATTAAAGAAGTCATTGGGAAATGAATCGTTTTAATGTCTCTCTCCTCTGCCAGAATGTGAGCTCCGTAAGGAAGGGTTCATGTCCTGGGCTACTTCCCCAGCCCTGCGTGGTGCTTAGCATGTAGTGGAGACTTTGCGCACGTTTCTTGCAGGAAGAGCAGGGAGGATGGGATGATGAGGACAGCATTACACAGTCTGTGAACTTTGGTGGCAAAATTCTCTGTCCTTCCTCCTGCCCATCCTCATCCCCCTtgcccttctcctcctctccctactATAGGTGGCTTCTGGCTTGGTGTGGACCAGGAGGGCGCAGAGGGTACCCTGTCTTGGACGGGCACCCTTTTTGGCGTGCTCGCCAGCCTCTGCGTCTCACTCAACGCCATCTACACGAAGAAGGTGCTCCCGGCGGTGGACGGCAGCATCTGGCGTCTGACCTTCTACAACAACGTCAACGCCTGCGTCCTCTTTCTGCCCCTGCTCCTGCTGCTGGGGGAGCTCCCGGCCCTCTACAACTTCCCCCAGCTGGGCAGCGCCCACTTCTGGGGCATGATGACGCTGGGCGGCCTGTTTGGCTTCGCCATCGGCTATGTAACAGGACTGCAGATCAAGTTCACCAGTCCCCTGACCCACAACGTGTCCGGCACAGCCAAAGCCTGCGCCCAGACGGTGCTGGCCGTCCTCTACTACGAGGAGACGAAGAGCTTCCTCTGGTGGATGAGCAACATGATGGTGCTGGGAGGCTCCTCCGCCTATACCTGGGTCAGGGGCTGGGAGATGAAAAAGACTCAGGAGGAGCCCCGCcccaaggaggaggagaagagtaaCGTGGAGGTGTGAGCTTCTCCGGAGACCCTGCGATGGCCCCGCCCAGCCCAGGGAGAATGCCCATGAATGCAGTGAAGGTGTCTCTCTGGACCCAGAGACAGTGGCCTTACAGACCTGATGGGAATCTGGTGGTTGAAATGGAACCAGTGTTTCCAAGTGATGTCAGAAAGTTGCCAAACCTGTCTCGACCCCCTTTCCTATTTCTGGGTTTCTGTCCTCCCCTAGGGAGGAGGGTCCCCCATGGGATCTGGAAGAGCACCAGCTCTCTGGGAGTAGGAGAGGGACAGCACCCCTTCCTGTCCCCCTGCCAGGGCCTCCTACCTCCACATGACCTTTGGGGTTGGGAACAGGCCACAACCTTTAAGGGACAGTATTGGCAAAGCCATTATGTCTTCACTTGGACTCAGGGGAGATGGGGGTGTGACCCCACCACAGGCTTAGGATTTGGGAAACCTCACACCTCTGTGCCCCGGGGCAGGCAGCATAGCTTTGGCCCACCCCAAACCAGCCTTCTTTTGGAGGAAAGTGTAGGTTGGGCTgagggaggaaatggacaaacATTCTCTCTTCTCTGCATTGAGACAAGCAGCCCCCGTGCAAGGGGGTGAAGGATCAGCGGTACCCGAGCCTGGCCCAGGCAcctgcaggggctgctgggaagTGGCCTGGGAGTGGGCTGCATCATGGGAGAGCGCCTTTTCCCTGcgcccttcccccccccacccgctGTCTGCACCCCACGTTTCCACTGTTTGAATGTGGCAGTCATTAACACCCTCCCGCAGTTGCTAACACCAGTTTTGCCCGCCTCACTCCCCtgcccctgaggggcagctgccACCTGGCACAAACAACTACCTGGCTCAGGTAACAGCCCCCCAgaagtggaggcagggaggcgCTTTGGCTTCTCCCAACTCTGCCTCTCCAGGGCATGCTGATGGAGCCAGGGTCAGCTCAGAGCCTTCCACCTAAGCTGTGCTGGGCCCCCCAAGATCCAGGTCCCTGCAGGGCAGGTGTTGTAACCTGATCTTGATGAAGGTGTTAAGCTAACAATTACAAACTTCCCTGAGTTTGGGGCCAAAAGAATCTTCCCTTCCCCTCACCATACCCTCCGGGCCTGAGGGTGGCTTTCACAACTCCTGTCCCTTCTGTTGCGTGTTTTGTTCCACCAAGTGGAACAAAACTCCTTGGGGTAACTCCTGATGTTTTCAGCCCCTGTAACGaaaggctggggagagagggtcTTCTCACGAGTACTCTCTTCCAGTCCCCGCACAATCCCAGGTGGTTTCTAATGAAGTTGGTGGGGCCTGATTCCCTGAATTGTGTGtgatttaattaaaaatcagAGTAAGACATCCTGTGTGTGTGCAGCGAGAAGGGACAGGCAGGGTCTGGCTGGGATTTATGAACGAAGGCTCATCCCTGCCATCGCCAAGCCTGGGTTCTAGCAGGACAGCCCTTCTAAGAATCTGTTCTCCCTCCAGGCAAGGGGTTGATCCAAATACCAAGACTCCTTCCAGACCTCAGGTTTCATATTGGTGCTTGTTGCCATTTACTGGGCACTTGCTGGAGGCAAGACACTGCTGAGTCCTCTATTCCATCATTCATCTCCACAACCCTCCCACGCGCCTTGAGGTGGGCACCATCACtgatcccccattttacagatgaggacactgaggctcaaggaGGAGCACAGGAAGGAAGAGGCAGCAGTAGGATTCAGACGGAGGTCTCTGCCTTCAGAGCACAGGTACTTAACCACAATGCCCTTAACTGTACCCAGcattttttgagcatctactatgtgccaggcactgtggtagaACATACTGGTATGAAGACCCAAATCTGCTTCAAGGGTCTCGAATATAAACACACATCAAGGTCCCCATAACAGATGCAGTATTGCCCTGAGGTCTCAGAAGATGGAGAGACCAAGTCTTCACACGGGCCAAGATGTTTGAACTGAATATTGCTGGGCAAGTAGGGGGCTCCAGGAGCAAGGGTAGACTGGCCCAGGAAACAAGGTTAAGCTGAGGAAAGAGCacttggtggggggagggtgaatAGAAAAGGAgggtggtggggcttccctggtggcgcagtggttgagaatctgcctgccaatgcagggaacacgggttcaagccctggtctgggaagatcccacatgccgcggagcaactaggcccgtgagccacaactactgagcctgcgtgtctggagcctgtgctccgcaacaagagaggccgcgatagtgagaggcccgcgcaccgcgatgaagagtggcccccgcttgccgcaactggagaaagccctcgcacagaaacgaagacccaacacagccaaaaataaataaataaatttaaaaaaaaaaaaaaaaaaggaggatggGCCATGGCATGAACAGCCTTGAATGCAGTGGTCAATCTGGACTTGATTCTAAACGATTTTAAAACCATCACCAGGTCCCTTAAACAGAGAAGGGACATAATCGTTTCTGCACCCTTTGTATGATCAGAAAATTGAGATAACATTCTTAATGTTAGTTGCACTTTCTTGAACAAGAttcaagaaaacctaaatagtttgaaaaaaattcaggCAGCCTTAACTCTCAGGACACAACTGAAGAGCCTACTGGGCAAGACCCCCacacagaaaagcacaaagatgTGCAGTGTATGTGGATGGGTTTGAATCCACACGCGGCAGAAGACCCCAGTTCTGATGCAGATGAAGCCCAGGGAACAGCCAGAGCCAGCTTTCCAGCATCCCAGCATCTCCCACAGTCAGCACCGCTGCCCCCAGCTCATCTCTATGGTATTTAAAGGAGCCAAGACCACCTCCAGGAATGTGTCCCCTGCAAGCAGCAGAAGAGGTGCTCCTTCCCCTGCAAACCCACTGTTCCCCTTCTctcttgtccctttttttttttgaacaaattGTCTTTTGTTTGTGACATACAAATACAACCAATGGAAAAAGAGATCACTTTCTCCCGTTGATTCCAGTGATAACAAGTTGCTAAAGAAAAAATGTACCTATCAAGAAGGAGTTTCTCTTCAAAGTTTCCTCTAAAATAAAAAGCCAGGAAGGGTTAAAAAGAACCATATAAATGTCATATACACATCTGACATCAACAAAGATAACCTGAAATAGGGTGGATacaactaaaagaaaagaaaaaaaaaactcagaaagtatattttaacttgccccaaacaacaaacaaaaaaaaagcctggtACAAAAGGCAGGGATGTGGAAGTCAGCCTGCCCAGCAAAAAAAAATTGGTGGGTGAAGATGGAGAATTTAGGAACAGTGAGCTGGGCCAACACTGCAACACGCCTCTGCTTCAGAATGCATCGCTCTTCACTTCTGTTTTTGAAGAGCACTTGAccaggagtcaggagacctgggttccacTTCTTAGAAGCTAGAGGGCCTCAGGCAAGTCCCCTAACCTTTCCAGGCCTCACTTTTCCTATCTGAGATATGGGGATAATCCTTGTCCATCCTGCCACACAAAATGATTGTGAATTAATGCTCAGCATCGTTCTGGAAATACAGTGAGCTATTGTTCTTATCAACATCAACAAACAACAATCTCTTGGAGTATTAACTGTGCGTCAGGCACTAGGGAGACAAACAGTGGACAAGACactaaaaacaagtaaacaaataaatacagcaTGTTGAGgacaatgaagaaaacaaaaaagccaaaatgGAGAATATCAGAGGGGAACCTTCTCTAGACAAAAGAATCAGAGAAGTCCTCTCTCTGAGCACATTTAACCTCAGACGCAAATGATGGGAAGCAGCCCGCCACAGGAAGAGCTAAAGAAAGGGCATcccatgcaaaggccctgaggaaggAAGAGTTGGGTGTGGTCCAGAACCAGAGAGAAGTCCAGGCGGGTAGGAGCAGAGTTGGGGAACCAGCTATTCCCAGGGGACAAAAAAATCCCAggaataaggacttccctggtggcacagtggttaagaatctgcctgccaatgcaggggacacgggtttgatccctggtccgggaagatcccacatgccacggagcaactaagcctgtgcaccacaactactgagcctgcactctagagcccgcgaaccacaactactgagcccacgtgccacaactactgaagcccgcatgcctagagcccgtgctccgcaacaagagaagccaccacaatgagaagcccacgcaccacaacgaagacgagcccccactcgccacagctaaagaaagcctgtgcgcagcaacaaagacccaatgcagccaaaaataaaaataaataaatttgtatttaaaaaaaatcccaggaaTAGGAAAGGCGGAAGAGACAGACTTGGCAACTTTCTGACATTACTTGGAAACACTGGCTCCTTTTGGTTCCACTCACCATGGGGTGGAGAGGAGGTCAGAGACCAAGTTCCAGCCGGGGAGCACCTTACTGACCACAGCAAGGAGGTTAGATTTATTCTCAGTGCCTGGGGAAGCCACTGGGAGTGCCATGACTGGTTTATAGCTTAAAAAGTTCCCTCTAGCTGCTGTGAGGAGAATGAATTAGATAAAtcagttaacctctctgatccttttcctcatatgaaagaaaagaaagttctaATTAAGAGATAATATGTTGATTTAAGGAGTCAACATACATGAAATTTAGTtactagatgagaaaactgaggccccaaaGGGTCAAATGACTAGTCCGGGACACCAATgacaaaacagtgtggtactcaGCCCTGCTGGCCCCCCTGTCTGATTTGCTTCCCACAGCGGCCTCACCAGATGCAGCCCTCGCCCagaccacccccccgccccacaaACCTTGGCTCCTGTGAAAGTGCTAAATTTAGGACCTGAAACCAGCTGAAATGGGACAGCAGAGCCTGCTGCACGGAAGCACCTGGTCCAGGTGTGCTGGGAGCTTAGGTGAAGGAAGGCTATGGGTGGTGTGGGGCAGGCAGGGGTGGTTACTAGCGTGGAGACGACAGCAGGATGTCCGGCACCTGGTGCGCACAGGTGGGGAATTTATAACATGAGAGCTGGGAATGAGTTGGGAAATCAGAGTCCAGCCCCAGATTCCACAGACAAGCCTGAGGCTCAGAATGCATGACAGACTTGCCCAAGGCCGCAGTGCGATGGAACCCAGACCCCTCCTCCCAGGCCAGTGCCCTTTCTCtaagcatcatcatcatcatttttagaaataataataatcaccatgattattattattgctagCAATTGTTAGATACTCACCACATGCCAGGTGCTATTCTAAGCACTTGACCCGTATTAACATCTGCAACGGGTACTATTAACATCcccctttcacagatgagggaaccAAGACACAGAGAAATTAGCAACGTGACCCAAATCACAGAGCTAGGTTCCCTCTCTGCACAGtgagactgaatatacaaacgGACATTGGCCAAACCATATATGATaatagaactctgacccacaGCTTCGGCAGCAATCAGCTCTGGAACCCAAACCAATACCTCCACAGACATGAGCCCAGGACAGTTAGGATCTGGGGAACGACTACCTGTTTCGCTACTTTGGCCCGCACCCCCTACTTCCAACTAAGGACCAACCAGTCACATAAGGCGCCCTGCCCCCTTGTAATCAGCCCACCTCCAGCTTCCCCATCGGTTTAACAGCCTCCTGTAGCCTTCCCTTTTCTCACTATAAAGCTTTCCCATTCCTCGGCCTGCCTTCAAATCTTTGCCATGTTACAAGTGATGGTGGCCGACTCCCCGGCTAGAGCAAGCCCCGAATAAATAGCCTGTTTGTTCTCATTTGGGTGATCTTTGTTTATTTCTACAACTCCTATTCCCCATCAGCTTTCTGTCCAGGTACAGGCTGGCTTGGGAGGAGGAAATAGTCTCAGGTGAGCCCCAGCCAGGTGGAAGGAGCCTGTGGTGTGAGGGTGGGGCTCGTTGGGGGTGGCTGCATTTCTACCAGTCCTGCAGTCTGGCTTCCAGGCTGCTCTGTAGCCCCAGAAGGCTTATATGATTTTCCATCCAGCTAGCgagactctctctgcttcctccccaGGTCACTATGAACAGGGTCCCTGCCTTACCTCATTTTTCATTCCCCTGGTCCTTAGTGAGTGCCCGCTATATGCAGGGCCTGAGCTAGTCTCTTTACATCTTCATCTCAGGTAATCCTAAACCCCCTTTAATAACCCTGATTTAAAGCAGGATCACTTTGCACTGAATCTCAGATGGAAAGAAATGACTTAAAACAGTAAAATCAATTCAACCACCACCCCAGTGAACCAGTGGATCCTGAAGCCAACCCAATCTATCCAACAAAACTTGGGCTCTGGAACAGCATTATAGTCATGGAGCTGAACCCGAACCCAAACCATATCTCATCGATCTCGCTCTCAACTCCCATGAAACCTGGTGGGATGGGGTCAACAGAGACAAACACAGACCTCCAGCTCTGTCCTGGGACCAAGACCTCATATTCACTTGAGTCGGACTCTGTGGGAAGGTGAGGGGGCATAAAAAGAACATGAAGGTTGTCACCTTCTCCAGAGACCAGGCAAGTAACAGGCAAGGGGAGAGGCCAGGGTGTGAGTCAACAGGGATTAGTGGAGCCTATAGCAAACTGGGGGCCAGTGAACCCAGCAAAAggccccaaattcctaatttccAAAACTAGTTTGCCCCTCTGGCCACCAGTTTTCAACTTCTAGGCAATTGGACCTaagttggaatcccagctctgccatctgcTGGCTGGGCGTCTTTGCGTGAGTCAGATAACATCtctgcagcctcagtttcctggccacttcctagctgtgtggccaTAGGCAAATGCCTTGatgtctctgagcctcggttgCCTGATATGTAGAGAGAGGATGATGATAGTTGCTACTCCAGAGGGCAGTGCAGTGACTGGATGAGATAACGCATGTTGCATGCTTAGCACGCTGTCTGCTACATAAACAGCAGCCGTGATTATTAGATGGAAGCTCACGGCAGAAAAAATGATAGGACTTTGTCCCCTCTGCCACACGGGCCCTGGGGATTCAGCTCTGAGACCTGCCCAGAGCAGCCTTCCAGCCCGCTGAGTGGGAAAGAGCTGCCCTGGCAGGAGCTGGAGAAGCCAGGGCTCTGTTGCTGCATCCATCCCTGCCGCCTTCATCTGccttctctgctccctccctcccgctgCAATCACAGGGAAGGTGAACACTTATTTATCACGGGAGTGAACTCCTGATATAAAGACAGCAATGGGGACCACCAGTAACACAAATGAGGAAGGTGAGCTGGATGGGAGCTGTGGTGAAATGGACAGTTTCAAACAGGGGAGACACGACTGAGTTCTTTTCATCTTTTGCCACTTGGGCCTATATTGCTAGAACTTCTACTTTtgcaagagaagctggaaatctgaATCTTTAAGTGCGATCTCCTGATTTCTTTTAAACAGTGACTCAGATTTATAAAATACTGTGTGGGCTGTGTGGCACACACACGGACCAGATTCAGCCTCAGGCCACCATTTCACGCCCTCTTTCTTAGAATATAACTTCTTTGGCAGCCTCGTCACATCTGTGAGAGGTTGAGTAGGACACAGAACCAGGGAGCAAAGGTGGCAGCAACTCTATGAACCAGAACTGATGGAATTGTCACTCTTGACTTTGCCAGCTAAAGCACCCTTCTTTTGCCACCTCCCCAGAAGAGAAGCTTCCTGAAGGGGGTCACTCTGGCTGTTTCCACCATTTTCCAGCAGCAATGAGTAGAAACAACATTTACAGGCCCTTAGAGTGTGTGAAAAGTTTTACTGCCCCTCTTCACACTGTCCTTGAAATGCGCAGGGATGCAGGAGAGGACCTGGAGGGCTTCTGTGATTGATTTTGCTACTGCAAATACTAAGAATAGTTAACATAACAGCGATAATAACAAAGCTTTCTATTATTGTAAGGAATATTTGCATATGGCTTCACAGTTTATTTTGAGAGGGTGAAAGAGTGAATGCTATCCCATCAACCTCCTCCAAAAATTCCTCAGGGCTTTTAATCATGTTAATAGAAGGTGCAAATGGCAGCCACTGCTGGTTGTTCACCAATAACCCCCTCTTCTGGACCAAAGAGCCCCCATTTTGTTCAAGTGTCAGGTGAACTCTTGCTTCCCTGAGGCCAGCTCCATCCAAACCCCAGGGGTGAATTGTGATCGGTCTAAATCATATCAGATTGGCCTGAGCAAGGCCACGTGTGCAATCCTGGCCAATGAGACCTGAGGAGAGGTCTGACGGGGTGCTTCCCTAAAGACTTTCCTCTCTTTGTTTGTTCACAAGGCAGCCAGGCAAGGAGACAGGAAAACAAATCTCAGATCCACCTCCCCAAAGACAAGGGGCATGGGACATTTACGGGATTAAAAAGCAGGTTGGTCTTAGgtgtggggaaaggtgattggaggtagggaaaaggtgaggtaatCTGTGTTCTGTGCAGGTATATCTGAGTTACATGCTTCTTCATGGGATGTTCAAAAATGGAGGCACTTAGCATTAACTGAGGGTGCAGTTTTGGGCCCTCTGATGTCAGATGGACATTCATCCAACACCTGCACAGGCCCAGTTTTAGAGTCGGTCATCCCAACCAGCCAAGCTCAAGCaagacacagctgactccaagttcctggaaaaaAACTCAGGCAAACATTTTAATTGTTTAGGCTAAGTGAAGCTTGGAGGGTATGTAATTTACAACAGAATAATTAAGGCGAGATTGCTCAGTGAAGGCAGGCTAGAAGCTGAGGGGTTTTTAGTAAGCTGTAAGGCTAGCTCAAGAATTTCTATTAGTCACCAGTTTCTGTTAACCCTATGGGGCATGGTTTCAAGATGGGTTTTTTTAACCCTATGGGACACAATGTTAATTCTATATTCCTAGATTCTATATTCCTGAGATAGGCAAATTTATGgtgacagaaaatagaataaaggTAACTGGGGGCTAATAAGAGGGTATgtggagttgttgtttaatgcaTACAGTTTCTGTTCGGGATGATAAAAAGTTGTGGAAATGGGGAGAGGTGATGgtcacacaacattgtgaatgtacttaatggctctgaattgtacacttaaaaagggataaaatagtaaattttatgtcatgtatattttaaccacaattttttaaaaagaaaagaaaatgaaacaggaaaaacaTTAGAGTGGCTGGCGCACAGAAAGCAAGGAAGAGGTGGTGACAGGAGGCTGGCTGACAGGTGGGCTGAGGCAGCTCAAGCAGGACCTCAAAGATGGAGACACATGGGCTGATTCCAGAAAGATCCAGGTCAAGGAGCAGGGCTGGGACACCACACAGATCCTTTAAGGCGGGGCCGGTGGAAGAGGACAACAGTCCCCACCGACCCACACAGACACTCCATGGTGTCCCTGCACCTGGACAGGGCCTGCACACAGTCggctttcaacaaatgtttgtcgaatgaaaagaacaaaggagcgggacttccctggtggcgcagtggttaagaatccgcctgccattgcagggaacatgggttcgagccctggtccacgaagatcccacatgccgcggagcaactaagcccgtgcgccacaactactgagcctgcactctagaacctgcgagccacagctactgagcccgcgtgccacaactactgaagcccgcacgcctagagcccgtgctctgcaacaagagaagccaccgcaatgagaagcccgcgcaccgcaacgaagagtatcccccgctcaccacaactagagaaagccagtgtgcagcaacaaagacccaacacagccaaaaacaaataataaataaaataaataaatttaaaaaaagaaaagaacaaaggagcACATCCAACTCCATTGTGGAATGCGGGGAttacttgagatttttattttctggaaagcGGACTCTCCAAATTGTCTAGAATGAACTTATACCACTTTTACAATTGGGAAAACAAAATTCCATTaaacaaagaaaccaaagccCAGGTGTAGCCGTAGGCCCCACCATCTCCAAGGGTTTTGCCCGCTTCTGCTCAGAGCATCCCGTTCTCTGCTCTTCTGGGATCCCCACCCCCTAGCTCTGCTTCTTCACCATGAGCTCACGCCCTTTTCCTCCActtcctccccccacccgccccacaTCCGGGCCCCCATCTGGGCCAGGTTCCTGGGTCAACCTTTATGactgctccctctgcctctcaGGCCTTCACCCTCTAGCTTGGCAGTTGTCCGCTGGGGGTGATTTTGTCCCTCTGGGGACACCTGGTGATATCTGGAGACATTTAG from Eubalaena glacialis isolate mEubGla1 chromosome 10, mEubGla1.1.hap2.+ XY, whole genome shotgun sequence harbors:
- the SLC35C1 gene encoding GDP-fucose transporter 1 isoform X1 yields the protein MQPGTGTCKPRASLKRSKILHMALMGTSDPSGEAEASHEKPFVLRALQIALVVSLYWVTSISMVFLNKYLLDSPSLRLDTPIFVTFYQCLVTALLCKGLSSLATCCPGTMDFPTLRLDLRVARSILPLSVVFIGMITFNNLCLKYVGVAFYNVGRSLTTVFNVLLSYLLLKQTTSFYALLTCSIIIGGFWLGVDQEGAEGTLSWTGTLFGVLASLCVSLNAIYTKKVLPAVDGSIWRLTFYNNVNACVLFLPLLLLLGELPALYNFPQLGSAHFWGMMTLGGLFGFAIGYVTGLQIKFTSPLTHNVSGTAKACAQTVLAVLYYEETKSFLWWMSNMMVLGGSSAYTWVRGWEMKKTQEEPRPKEEEKSNVEV
- the SLC35C1 gene encoding GDP-fucose transporter 1 isoform X3 — encoded protein: MALMGTSDPSGEAEASHEKPFVLRALQIALVVSLYWVTSISMVFLNKYLLDSPSLRLDTPIFVTFYQCLVTALLCKGLSSLATCCPGTMDFPTLRLDLRVARSILPLSVVFIGMITFNNLCLKYVGVAFYNVGRSLTTVFNVLLSYLLLKQTTSFYALLTCSIIIGGFWLGVDQEGAEGTLSWTGTLFGVLASLCVSLNAIYTKKVLPAVDGSIWRLTFYNNVNACVLFLPLLLLLGELPALYNFPQLGSAHFWGMMTLGGLFGFAIGYVTGLQIKFTSPLTHNVSGTAKACAQTVLAVLYYEETKSFLWWMSNMMVLGGSSAYTWVRGWEMKKTQEEPRPKEEEKSNVEV
- the SLC35C1 gene encoding GDP-fucose transporter 1 isoform X2, yielding MNRASLKRSKILHMALMGTSDPSGEAEASHEKPFVLRALQIALVVSLYWVTSISMVFLNKYLLDSPSLRLDTPIFVTFYQCLVTALLCKGLSSLATCCPGTMDFPTLRLDLRVARSILPLSVVFIGMITFNNLCLKYVGVAFYNVGRSLTTVFNVLLSYLLLKQTTSFYALLTCSIIIGGFWLGVDQEGAEGTLSWTGTLFGVLASLCVSLNAIYTKKVLPAVDGSIWRLTFYNNVNACVLFLPLLLLLGELPALYNFPQLGSAHFWGMMTLGGLFGFAIGYVTGLQIKFTSPLTHNVSGTAKACAQTVLAVLYYEETKSFLWWMSNMMVLGGSSAYTWVRGWEMKKTQEEPRPKEEEKSNVEV